A stretch of the Streptomyces sp. WMMB303 genome encodes the following:
- a CDS encoding alpha-ketoacid dehydrogenase subunit beta, with the protein MAATGTAPAAAQKLPVAKAINSSLRTALENDPKVLVMGEDVGKLGGVFRVTDGLQKDFGEDRVIDTPLAESGIVGTAIGLALRGYRPVVEIQFDGFVFPAYDQIVTQLAKMHARALGKIKLPVVIRIPYGGGIGAVEHHSESPEALFAHVAGLKCVSPSNASDAYWMMQQAIESDDPVIFFEPKRRYWDKGEVDPSAIPAPLHSAQVARPGSAVTVAAYGPMVKVCLEAAAAAAEEGNSLEVVDLRSMSPIDFDTVQRSVEKTGRLVLVHEAPVFLGTGAEIAARITERCFYHLEAPVLRVGGFHAPYPPARLEDEYLPNLDRVLDAVDRALAY; encoded by the coding sequence ATGGCCGCCACCGGCACGGCCCCCGCGGCCGCCCAGAAGCTTCCCGTCGCCAAGGCGATCAACTCCTCGCTGCGCACGGCGCTGGAGAACGATCCCAAGGTCCTCGTCATGGGTGAGGACGTCGGCAAGCTCGGCGGGGTCTTCCGGGTCACCGACGGGCTCCAGAAGGACTTCGGCGAGGACCGGGTCATCGACACCCCGCTGGCCGAGTCCGGCATCGTCGGCACCGCGATCGGGCTCGCGCTGCGCGGGTACCGTCCGGTGGTCGAGATCCAGTTCGACGGTTTCGTCTTTCCCGCCTACGACCAGATCGTCACCCAGCTCGCCAAGATGCACGCGCGGGCTCTGGGCAAGATCAAACTGCCGGTCGTCATCCGTATCCCCTACGGCGGCGGCATCGGTGCGGTGGAGCACCACAGCGAGTCGCCGGAAGCGCTGTTCGCGCATGTGGCGGGACTCAAGTGTGTCTCGCCCTCGAACGCCTCGGACGCCTACTGGATGATGCAACAGGCCATCGAGAGCGACGACCCGGTGATCTTCTTCGAGCCGAAACGGCGCTACTGGGACAAGGGCGAGGTGGACCCGTCCGCCATCCCGGCGCCGCTGCACTCCGCGCAGGTGGCCCGGCCGGGCAGTGCGGTGACCGTCGCGGCGTACGGCCCGATGGTGAAGGTCTGCCTGGAGGCGGCGGCAGCCGCCGCGGAGGAGGGCAACTCGCTGGAGGTCGTGGACCTGCGCTCGATGTCGCCCATCGACTTCGACACGGTGCAGCGCTCCGTGGAGAAGACGGGCCGTCTCGTGCTCGTCCACGAGGCCCCGGTCTTTCTCGGCACCGGAGCGGAGATCGCCGCCCGCATCACCGAGCGGTGCTTCTACCATCTTGAAGCACCGGTACTGCGGGTGGGCGGTTTCCACGCGCCGTACC
- a CDS encoding protein kinase, producing the protein MAQTQAAGGPSDPDATGGGSLPDSPELWGNNGLVGDGRYRLTHRLGRGGMAEVFGAEDVRLGRTVAVKLLRSDLAEDPVSKARFTREAQSVAGLNHHSVVAVYDSGEELIGGNITPYIVMELVEGSTIRDLLLNADAPPPDQALIIVSGVLEALAYSHQHGIVHRDIKPANVIITRGGAVKVMDFGIARALHGASNTMTQTGMVMGTPQYLSPEQALGKTVDTRSDLYATGCLLYELLTRRPPFTGETPLSVVYQHVQDDPVLPSQVSDSTPPELDGLVMRALAKEPDDRFQSAEEMRGLTQYALQMLNEQGSHTGGLWNTGPVAHQGAATQVMGAAGAGARPHPSHSDTSQMGAPMPAGAREDDGGFDGGPRRGGKGGGGGKGVRYALFAFLAVVAIAGGIFFALSGDGAKDNKQDKPNPSTSQSETDKPSEKPSSTPTETEEDQPGSNEGNGDWTPTDRPSESYPSDTQPSETQPSETGDPSQTGSGSNGGGSGNGGSGGKPTKSQSPPTGDADGGGGGNDGGSAGESDAGTDSGTEQ; encoded by the coding sequence ATGGCACAGACGCAAGCCGCTGGGGGCCCTTCGGACCCCGACGCGACGGGCGGCGGCTCCCTGCCCGATTCGCCGGAATTGTGGGGTAACAACGGCCTGGTGGGTGACGGCAGGTACCGCCTGACGCACCGCCTCGGCCGTGGCGGTATGGCCGAGGTGTTCGGCGCCGAGGACGTGCGGCTCGGCCGCACGGTCGCGGTCAAGCTGCTGCGCTCCGACCTCGCCGAGGACCCCGTCTCCAAGGCCCGCTTCACGCGCGAGGCCCAGTCGGTCGCGGGCCTCAACCACCATTCGGTCGTCGCCGTCTACGACTCCGGCGAGGAGTTGATCGGCGGCAACATCACCCCGTACATCGTGATGGAGCTGGTCGAGGGCAGCACCATCCGCGATCTGCTGCTGAACGCCGACGCACCGCCGCCGGACCAGGCGCTGATCATCGTCTCGGGGGTGCTGGAGGCGCTGGCCTACAGCCACCAGCACGGGATCGTGCACCGCGACATCAAGCCCGCGAACGTGATCATCACGCGGGGCGGCGCGGTCAAGGTGATGGACTTCGGTATCGCCCGCGCCCTGCACGGCGCTTCCAACACCATGACCCAGACCGGCATGGTGATGGGCACCCCGCAGTACCTCTCCCCCGAGCAGGCCCTCGGGAAGACCGTCGACACCCGCTCCGACCTCTACGCCACCGGCTGCCTGCTGTACGAGCTGCTGACCCGGCGGCCTCCGTTCACCGGGGAGACGCCGCTGTCGGTCGTCTACCAGCACGTCCAGGACGACCCGGTGCTGCCCTCGCAGGTCTCGGACAGCACCCCGCCGGAGCTGGACGGCCTGGTGATGCGGGCGCTGGCCAAGGAGCCGGACGACCGGTTCCAGTCCGCGGAGGAGATGCGCGGGCTGACGCAGTACGCGCTCCAGATGCTGAACGAGCAGGGCAGCCACACCGGCGGCCTGTGGAACACCGGCCCGGTGGCGCACCAGGGGGCCGCCACCCAGGTGATGGGCGCCGCGGGAGCGGGTGCCCGGCCGCACCCCTCGCACTCCGACACCTCCCAGATGGGCGCTCCGATGCCGGCGGGCGCCCGGGAGGACGACGGCGGCTTCGACGGCGGGCCCCGGCGCGGCGGCAAGGGCGGCGGGGGCGGCAAGGGCGTCCGGTACGCGCTGTTCGCCTTCCTCGCGGTGGTCGCCATAGCGGGCGGGATCTTCTTCGCCCTCAGCGGCGACGGCGCCAAGGACAACAAGCAGGACAAGCCGAACCCGAGCACGTCCCAGTCGGAGACCGACAAGCCTTCCGAGAAGCCCTCGTCCACTCCGACGGAGACCGAGGAGGATCAGCCGGGCAGCAACGAGGGCAACGGCGACTGGACCCCGACCGACCGGCCGTCCGAGTCGTACCCGAGCGACACGCAGCCGAGTGAGACGCAGCCCTCCGAGACGGGCGACCCGAGCCAGACGGGCAGCGGCAGCAACGGGGGCGGTTCCGGGAACGGCGGCAGCGGCGGCAAGCCGACGAAGAGCCAGTCGCCGCCCACCGGGGACGCCGACGGCGGTGGCGGGGGCAACGACGGCGGCAGCGCCGGCGAGAGCGACGCGGGTACCGACAGCGGAACCGAGCAGTAG
- the paaN gene encoding phenylacetic acid degradation protein PaaN, with protein MTTGIGTTTAQLVDTHRPTLDRALEAIAGREFWTPHPEHPKAYGEGAAEQGKAAFDALCGSRFELPGQPVSGEWVATEVSPYGPELGISYPRMDEGAVDALLPVMRGALPTWRKAGAEVRAAVCLEILARISARTPEFAQAVMHTSGQAFMMAFQAGGPHAQDRGMEAVAYAYAEQVRTPARVSWEKPQGKRDPLRVTKEFTPAGRGVALLIGCNTFPTWNGFPGFFASLATGNAVLVKPHPRAVLPLALTVRIAREVLAEAGFDADLVALAAEAEGDGLARDLAVRPEIRVIDYTGGSAFGEWLESHARQARVHTEKAGVNTVLIDSTDDYQGMLANLAFSLSLYSGQMCTTPQNLLIPSAGITTESGHRSYDEVVADLAAAVDKLLGDDARANALLGALVNEQVRTRLEAAPSLGEVALASRSVQNPEFPDATVRTPAIVKLDATEPESEGAYQDECFGPVSFAVAVGSTEDALELLRHTLQAKGAMTVAGYTTSSEVARQLEEVCFDEPAQLSLNLTGGIYVNQTAAFSDFHGSGGNPAANCTLCDGDFVSGRFRVVEVRRMAED; from the coding sequence GTGACCACCGGTATCGGAACGACCACTGCCCAGCTCGTCGACACCCACCGCCCCACCCTGGACCGCGCACTGGAAGCCATCGCGGGCCGGGAGTTCTGGACCCCGCACCCCGAGCACCCGAAGGCGTACGGCGAGGGAGCGGCCGAGCAGGGCAAGGCGGCCTTCGACGCGCTGTGCGGCAGCCGCTTCGAGCTGCCCGGCCAGCCGGTCTCCGGCGAATGGGTGGCCACCGAGGTGTCGCCGTACGGGCCCGAGCTGGGTATCTCCTATCCGCGTATGGACGAGGGAGCCGTCGACGCCCTGCTGCCGGTCATGCGCGGCGCGCTGCCGACCTGGCGGAAGGCCGGGGCCGAGGTGCGCGCCGCGGTGTGCCTGGAGATCCTGGCGCGGATCAGCGCCCGCACCCCGGAGTTCGCGCAGGCCGTGATGCACACCAGCGGCCAGGCGTTCATGATGGCCTTCCAGGCGGGCGGTCCGCACGCGCAGGACCGCGGTATGGAGGCGGTGGCCTACGCCTACGCGGAGCAGGTGCGCACCCCCGCGCGGGTCAGCTGGGAGAAGCCGCAGGGCAAGCGTGACCCGCTGCGGGTCACCAAGGAGTTCACCCCCGCCGGGCGCGGTGTGGCGCTGCTGATCGGCTGCAACACCTTCCCCACCTGGAACGGCTTCCCCGGGTTCTTCGCCTCGCTCGCCACCGGGAACGCCGTGCTGGTCAAGCCGCACCCGCGGGCCGTGCTCCCGCTCGCGCTGACGGTGCGGATCGCCCGCGAGGTCCTCGCGGAGGCGGGGTTCGACGCCGATCTGGTGGCGCTGGCTGCCGAGGCGGAGGGTGACGGCCTCGCCAGGGACCTGGCCGTCCGGCCCGAGATCCGGGTGATCGACTACACCGGGGGCTCGGCCTTCGGCGAGTGGCTGGAGTCCCACGCCCGCCAGGCGCGGGTCCACACGGAGAAGGCCGGTGTCAACACGGTCCTCATCGACTCCACCGACGACTACCAGGGCATGCTCGCCAACCTCGCCTTCTCGCTGTCGCTCTACAGCGGCCAGATGTGCACCACGCCGCAGAACCTGCTGATCCCGTCGGCCGGCATCACCACCGAGTCCGGCCACAGGAGCTATGACGAGGTGGTGGCCGATCTGGCCGCCGCGGTGGACAAGCTGCTCGGTGACGACGCGCGGGCCAACGCGCTGCTGGGCGCCCTGGTCAACGAGCAGGTGCGCACGCGGCTGGAGGCGGCGCCCTCGCTGGGGGAGGTGGCTCTGGCCTCCCGTAGCGTGCAGAACCCGGAGTTCCCCGACGCCACGGTGCGCACCCCTGCGATCGTCAAGCTGGACGCCACCGAGCCGGAGTCCGAGGGCGCGTATCAGGACGAGTGCTTCGGCCCGGTCTCCTTCGCGGTGGCTGTCGGCTCCACGGAGGACGCTCTGGAGCTGTTGCGGCACACGCTCCAGGCCAAGGGCGCCATGACGGTCGCCGGATACACCACCTCCTCCGAGGTGGCCCGGCAACTGGAGGAGGTGTGCTTCGACGAGCCCGCGCAGCTCTCGCTCAATCTCACGGGGGGCATCTACGTCAACCAGACGGCCGCCTTCAGCGATTTCCACGGCTCGGGTGGAAACCCGGCGGCCAACTGCACGCTGTGCGACGGGGATTTCGTCTCGGGCCGGTTCCGCGTGGTGGAGGTGCGGCGGATGGCGGAGGACTGA
- the pdhA gene encoding pyruvate dehydrogenase (acetyl-transferring) E1 component subunit alpha produces the protein MTVESTAARSDARRSGTGGKRATQAATGKAAGNGKADSNGTAEAPEGATASGTSRKAAAKTSRKPAAKSTGSTKSTGKTTRKAPAKSAAKGSAKAKARTRAPGDGPGRPEPELVQLLTPEGERVTHPDYDVDLSAEEIQGLYRDMVLTRRFDAEATALQRQGELGLWASLLGQEAAQIGSGRALRPDDYVFPTYREHGVAWCRDVDPTMLLGMFRGVNNGGWDPNTNNFHLYTIVIGSQVLHATGYAMGVAKDGADSAVIAYFGDGASSQGDVAEAFTFSAVYNAPVVFFCQNNQWAISEPTERQSRVPIYQRAQGFGFPGVRVDGNDVLACLAVTKAAVERARTGEGPMLIEAFTYRMGAHTTSDDPTRYRSDEERTAWEAKDPIQRLRVHLERAGLADDAFFAGVEEESEAMGRHVREAIRTMPDPDTMAIFENAYADGHALVDEERAQFASYLASFADSDSQEGR, from the coding sequence GTGACCGTGGAGAGCACTGCCGCGCGGAGCGACGCGCGCCGCAGCGGCACCGGAGGAAAGCGCGCCACCCAGGCCGCCACCGGCAAGGCCGCCGGGAACGGCAAGGCCGACTCGAACGGGACGGCCGAGGCCCCCGAGGGCGCGACCGCCTCGGGTACGTCCCGCAAGGCGGCGGCGAAGACGTCCCGCAAGCCGGCCGCCAAGAGCACCGGCAGCACCAAGAGCACCGGGAAGACCACCCGTAAGGCCCCCGCGAAGAGCGCCGCGAAGGGCTCTGCCAAGGCCAAGGCCCGCACCCGGGCCCCCGGCGACGGTCCCGGGCGGCCCGAGCCGGAGCTGGTCCAGCTTCTGACCCCCGAGGGCGAGCGCGTCACCCATCCGGACTACGACGTCGATCTGAGTGCCGAGGAGATCCAGGGCCTCTACCGCGACATGGTGCTGACCCGGCGGTTCGACGCCGAGGCCACGGCGCTGCAGCGGCAGGGTGAGCTGGGGCTGTGGGCCTCGCTGCTGGGCCAGGAGGCCGCGCAGATCGGCTCCGGCCGCGCGCTGCGCCCGGACGACTACGTCTTCCCCACCTACCGTGAGCACGGCGTGGCCTGGTGCCGCGACGTGGATCCGACGATGCTGCTGGGCATGTTCCGCGGGGTGAACAACGGCGGCTGGGACCCGAACACCAACAACTTCCACCTCTACACGATCGTCATCGGCTCCCAGGTGCTGCACGCGACCGGGTACGCGATGGGTGTGGCCAAGGACGGCGCCGACTCGGCGGTGATCGCCTACTTCGGTGACGGCGCCTCCAGCCAGGGCGACGTCGCCGAGGCGTTCACGTTCTCCGCGGTCTACAACGCGCCGGTGGTCTTCTTCTGCCAGAACAACCAGTGGGCCATCTCGGAGCCCACCGAGCGCCAGTCGCGGGTGCCGATCTACCAGCGGGCCCAGGGCTTCGGCTTCCCCGGGGTGCGGGTGGACGGCAACGACGTGCTGGCCTGCCTCGCGGTGACCAAGGCCGCCGTGGAGCGCGCCCGTACGGGTGAGGGCCCGATGCTGATCGAGGCGTTCACCTACCGGATGGGTGCCCACACCACGTCCGACGACCCCACGCGCTACCGCTCCGACGAGGAGCGCACCGCGTGGGAGGCCAAGGACCCGATCCAGCGGCTGCGGGTCCACCTGGAGCGCGCGGGCCTGGCCGACGACGCCTTCTTCGCCGGTGTGGAGGAGGAGAGCGAGGCCATGGGGCGGCATGTGCGGGAGGCGATCCGCACCATGCCCGACCCCGACACCATGGCGATCTTCGAGAACGCCTACGCGGACGGACACGCGCTGGTCGACGAGGAGCGCGCCCAGTTCGCCTCGTATCTCGCCTCGTTCGCCGACTCGGATTCCCAGGAGGGCCGCTGA
- a CDS encoding phosphotransferase, with the protein MQPSSPALTEGTLHSLLRQYDGVGEPLSCTPVSHGLLNRGYRLTTTRGGYFLKHHLDGPGSLGRIERQHRATDRLRELGLPVVPVVPGSGGGTVTVAEGRCFALHPWIEGTHRHGSELTAGQSRQLGALLGRVHVRLARALPEAPRTGHESADPAATYDMIGELLERVRGRRSRDSFDELAEHRLTERRELLRRHADARPAAVPDRFTGWVHGDFHPLNLLYAPPGRSPRPVAILDWDRLGVHPRAEEAVRGAAIFFLRPGGTLDLRKVRAFARAYRGAAGASRAELAAAVHRVWWERLNDFWMLRWRYQLCDVRTDPQFPAAAALVVWWTGHYTAVRSAFCG; encoded by the coding sequence GTGCAGCCGTCTTCCCCCGCCCTCACGGAGGGCACGCTCCACTCTCTGCTGCGGCAGTACGACGGTGTCGGGGAGCCCCTCTCGTGCACACCGGTCTCACACGGACTGCTCAACAGGGGCTACCGACTGACGACCACCCGCGGCGGCTACTTCCTCAAACACCACCTGGACGGACCGGGCTCGCTCGGCCGGATCGAGCGCCAGCACCGTGCCACGGACCGGCTGCGCGAGCTGGGACTGCCGGTCGTGCCGGTGGTGCCGGGGTCCGGCGGCGGGACCGTCACCGTGGCCGAGGGGCGCTGCTTCGCGCTGCATCCGTGGATCGAGGGCACCCATCGGCACGGCAGTGAGCTGACCGCGGGGCAGTCCCGGCAGCTGGGCGCCCTGCTGGGGCGGGTCCACGTCCGGCTGGCCCGGGCGCTGCCGGAGGCGCCGCGCACCGGCCACGAGAGCGCGGACCCGGCCGCTACCTACGACATGATCGGCGAGCTGCTGGAGCGGGTCCGCGGCCGCCGCAGCCGGGACAGTTTCGACGAGCTGGCCGAGCACCGGCTCACCGAGCGCCGTGAGCTGCTGCGCCGCCACGCGGACGCGCGGCCCGCCGCCGTCCCGGACCGGTTCACCGGCTGGGTGCACGGGGACTTCCATCCGCTCAATCTGCTCTACGCGCCCCCGGGCCGCAGCCCCCGTCCGGTGGCGATCCTGGACTGGGACCGGCTGGGGGTCCATCCGCGGGCCGAGGAGGCGGTCCGCGGTGCGGCGATCTTCTTCCTGCGCCCCGGCGGCACCCTCGATCTGCGGAAGGTGCGCGCCTTCGCCCGTGCCTACCGGGGAGCCGCGGGAGCCTCCCGCGCGGAGCTGGCCGCCGCCGTGCACCGGGTGTGGTGGGAGCGGCTGAACGACTTCTGGATGCTGCGCTGGCGCTATCAGCTGTGCGATGTGCGGACCGATCCGCAGTTTCCGGCGGCTGCGGCGCTGGTCGTGTGGTGGACCGGTCACTACACGGCGGTACGGTCCGCGTTCTGCGGCTGA
- a CDS encoding response regulator transcription factor, which yields MPESGRTRVYLVDDHEIVRRGVRDMLAADPGVEIAGEAGTAADALTGIAATRPDVAILDVRLPDGSGIEVCREVRSRDESVRCLMLTSYADDEALLASVVAGASGYVLKGLTGGELLHAVHQVAAGVSLLDPADTRRVLDRLRDRGTDGPRDERLGALSTQERTILTLIGEGLTNRAIGERLHLAEKTVKNYVSGLLAKLGMERRSQAAAYIARIRATDSHDSPRGDSHHD from the coding sequence ATGCCCGAAAGTGGACGAACGCGGGTATACCTGGTCGACGATCACGAGATCGTCCGCAGAGGCGTACGCGACATGCTCGCGGCCGACCCCGGCGTCGAAATCGCCGGAGAGGCCGGTACCGCAGCCGACGCACTCACCGGCATCGCCGCCACCCGGCCCGACGTGGCCATCCTCGACGTACGACTCCCGGACGGCAGCGGCATCGAGGTCTGCCGCGAAGTACGCTCCCGCGACGAGAGCGTGCGCTGCCTGATGCTCACCTCCTACGCCGACGACGAGGCGCTGCTCGCCTCCGTGGTGGCCGGCGCCTCCGGCTACGTACTCAAAGGGCTGACCGGCGGCGAACTCCTGCACGCCGTGCACCAGGTCGCGGCAGGCGTCTCGCTGCTCGACCCGGCCGACACCCGGCGGGTACTGGACCGACTGCGCGACCGCGGCACCGACGGCCCCCGGGACGAGCGGCTGGGCGCCCTCTCCACCCAGGAGCGCACGATCCTGACGCTGATCGGGGAAGGGCTGACCAACCGGGCCATCGGGGAACGGCTCCACCTCGCCGAGAAGACGGTGAAGAACTACGTCTCCGGACTGCTGGCCAAGCTCGGCATGGAGCGGCGTTCTCAGGCCGCCGCGTACATCGCGCGGATCCGCGCCACCGACAGCCACGACAGTCCCCGCGGCGACAGTCACCACGACTGA
- a CDS encoding protein kinase, whose protein sequence is MSDDGAQAAGNYLGRMVGGGRFQLRSLLGAGGMASVYLAYDSVLDRQVAVKTLHTELGREQSFRERFRREAQSVAKLTHTNIVSVFDSGEDEIDGALVPYIVMEYVEGKPLRTVLDEDIAQFGAMPAEKALKITGDVLAALEVSHEMGLVHRDIKPGNVMLTKRGVVKVMDFGIARAMQSGVTSMTQTGMVVGTPQYLSPEQALGRGVDARSDLYSVGIMLFELLTGRLPFDADSPLAIAYAHVQEEPPTPSSINQSIPPAVDALVARTLKKNPNERFPSAEAMHDEANRIGGSGVASGASPIIISGGPPANSGAGVGQAVFPPVDANSQPQQGGVQTPYQPQGQPGQQPGPYNSGGFGPSTPPPPTQTSPAPGYGYPQSPYGSGGPSTPPPYTMNATGSGPGNGGSGKKPSAGAMAGYGLAAVAVVVALVFVIIGLTDSGGEDPDPKPTAKPKPTQSADPAGNSGDSGDEGGSDSGGYKGPDPSRTIDSTRCTDATKSYSDKSKIMVPELTYKDLTSVKACLRAAGWKLGEVTTEDENVWGKNTVLEQTPDYLDDFDPDKDKIDLTVSTGQPAD, encoded by the coding sequence ATGAGCGACGACGGCGCACAGGCGGCCGGCAACTACTTGGGCCGCATGGTCGGCGGGGGGCGCTTCCAGCTCCGTTCACTGCTCGGCGCCGGCGGGATGGCCTCCGTATATCTCGCCTACGACTCCGTGCTCGACCGGCAGGTGGCCGTCAAGACCCTGCACACCGAGCTCGGCCGGGAACAGTCCTTCCGCGAGCGCTTCCGCCGCGAGGCGCAGTCGGTCGCCAAACTGACGCACACCAACATCGTCTCGGTCTTCGACTCCGGCGAGGACGAGATCGACGGCGCCCTGGTGCCGTACATCGTCATGGAGTACGTCGAGGGCAAGCCGCTGCGCACGGTCCTGGACGAGGACATCGCCCAGTTCGGGGCGATGCCCGCCGAGAAGGCGCTGAAGATCACCGGCGATGTGCTGGCGGCCCTCGAGGTCAGCCACGAGATGGGCCTCGTGCACCGGGACATCAAGCCCGGCAACGTGATGCTCACCAAGCGCGGTGTGGTCAAGGTCATGGACTTCGGCATCGCCCGGGCCATGCAGTCCGGTGTGACCTCCATGACACAGACCGGCATGGTCGTCGGCACCCCGCAGTACCTCTCCCCCGAGCAGGCCCTCGGCCGCGGGGTGGACGCCCGCTCCGACCTGTACTCGGTCGGCATCATGCTCTTCGAGCTGCTCACCGGGCGGTTGCCGTTCGACGCGGACTCGCCGCTGGCCATCGCCTACGCGCACGTCCAGGAGGAGCCGCCCACACCCTCCTCCATCAACCAGTCCATCCCCCCGGCCGTGGACGCGCTGGTCGCCCGGACCCTCAAGAAGAACCCCAACGAGCGTTTCCCCTCCGCCGAGGCCATGCACGACGAGGCCAACCGGATCGGCGGCTCCGGGGTCGCCTCCGGCGCCTCGCCGATCATCATCAGCGGCGGACCGCCGGCCAACAGCGGTGCGGGGGTCGGACAGGCCGTCTTCCCGCCGGTCGACGCGAACTCCCAGCCCCAGCAGGGCGGAGTACAGACCCCCTACCAGCCGCAGGGGCAGCCGGGGCAGCAGCCGGGTCCGTACAACAGCGGGGGCTTCGGCCCCTCCACCCCCCCACCCCCCACCCAGACCTCCCCCGCGCCGGGCTACGGATACCCGCAGTCGCCCTACGGCAGCGGCGGCCCCTCCACTCCGCCGCCCTACACGATGAACGCAACCGGCTCCGGCCCGGGCAACGGCGGCTCGGGCAAGAAGCCGTCGGCCGGTGCCATGGCCGGGTACGGCCTGGCCGCTGTCGCCGTCGTCGTCGCCCTGGTCTTCGTGATCATCGGGCTCACCGACAGCGGCGGGGAGGACCCCGACCCCAAGCCCACCGCCAAGCCGAAGCCCACCCAGAGCGCCGACCCCGCCGGCAACTCCGGGGACAGCGGCGACGAAGGCGGCTCGGACTCCGGCGGCTACAAGGGCCCGGACCCCAGCCGCACCATCGACTCCACCCGCTGCACCGACGCGACGAAGTCCTACAGCGACAAGAGCAAGATCATGGTCCCCGAGCTGACCTACAAGGACCTCACCTCGGTCAAGGCGTGCCTGCGCGCCGCCGGGTGGAAGCTCGGCGAGGTGACCACCGAGGACGAGAACGTCTGGGGCAAGAACACCGTCCTGGAGCAGACCCCGGACTACCTCGACGACTTCGACCCGGACAAGGACAAGATCGACCTGACCGTCTCCACCGGCCAGCCCGCGGACTGA